ttctgatgctagttgcactggtttctgtgctgcaatgcagtaattatctgtattaattactaatcagccttattgtgacatttttattctgtgttctgtctattgtgagtgagtccctaagctcagtaagtaacagctgcacagagcgtgtgcagtgaatcagcagaaaagaagatggagagctactggggcatctttggagacacaaatctttactgctaaagggctgtggttgccttgggctggtacagaagcccaaacaaaattttagctacttctttagtttaacattccttgtcctttaaggcaagctttgcatcatgccgaAATCTTTATAATGtgtcagaatgggggacctgatgcacatgcccatacacaggctacacaattagcAGGTATGGAGGAAGGGAGAATGTGCAGTCTAGGAAgtgtagaatggaaagtgaaagtaattattgTGCCTAAGGCATAAAGAAGGGCCAggcgatatttgattgacagttgagactTATAACtggtgttttaatttaaaaaaaaaaattgggtttcatgcttaaagggatactgtcgcagGTTCAAAATGCGTCCGTTAATAGTTctgatccagcagacttctgcactgaaatcactttttcaaaagggcaaactGGGCTAAacttattgtcaatttcccaggtgccccagtcatgtgacttgtgctctgaaaaacttccatcacactttactgcaagttggagagaatcAATTGTAGCTGATTACCTGAGCCCAGAGACTTGCATTTGTCTGTGCCCTTAATAAACTCGTTTGTAAGGATCTGGTAACAGTTTGTCTTTTAAAGGAAAGAACTTATGGACCAAGAAACATTGGGGGTTCAGTTATGGAACAAAATATGGATTACAGAAATAGATCCATATACCCTCTGACCTGGGGTTTACAGCctcataaattacattttggttGGAGCCAATCACGTGCTTCCTGatgataccaaacagggccaTCCTCCACCCACCCGTTTGAAGGGATGGTTTCTGGCGGATTGAATGGTCAAAAACCCACTCACCTGTGAAACACAACATGCTGGTATATTTTACAAaggtaaaacatcctaaatattaaTACCATAGGGCCACTGAACAGCTGACAAAAGTATGTATCTTGTAGGTACCCCAAAATATGTGGTATATGTAAGTAGATCCTCAATCATTACAAATATCCCAGAAAGCCCTATAATTTTGGAAAACATGCAATTTGACAAACGCGTTCGTGGCCTACatttgttttatgtgttataatatcCCCCAAGATTACATTGTCCCCAGAAAACCTTGTATCTCTGGAAAGCACACAATATTCTGAATCCGAAATAGGAAAGATAGAATTCTGCTCCAAGCTTTAAAGCGGTGCTAACAAACAATAATGCAGAggtaaaaatgcaattaaattatgCAAATTGGCAAAATAACATACCATATATACCccagtataagccaagtttttcagcatccaaaatgtgctgaaaaactcttatactcgggtcagcggtacctgagattgcagtcacttttaatcattcctataccaacagtacacttggggagagactgcaatatcccacaatgccctctgttggttatatgaaagaataacagtgactgcaatatcacacagcgccctctgttggttatacgaacaattaacagtgactgcaatatcacacagcaccctctgcacatggtagtgggacagtgtgacaatgcacacagtaatccgtttggcaattctctgtcaccatcagcaaagaagtccggttgatcgctgggggggtcgttttggcagaatgtgcgctgctgggagacagggctgtagttgtgtctaggcttatactagagtaaataagttttcccagttttcgtaggtaaaattaggtacctcggcttatactcgggtcggcttatactcgagtatatacggtaactgacCCATACCTGATCTAGTAGTGCAAAATAATAACGTTTTTTAGTTGATCATAGACAATATggtaaaacagaaatataaagagaaaagACGCATGCATGTGTGTAGgtttctaaagaaaataaaatgctccTAAAAGAATTCACTATTAAACCATGCAGGAAGTAACCTTGATGGACATTGCTCTGTTGAGCTGGTTCCATAGTTGTAGTAAACCCTTGCATTAATGCCATGTGTAGAGTGTGGCACAAGCTCCAGATTTCCCCAGCGTTGCACATGATTCCGCAGAAGAGGCAAGAAGGAACACATGTTGTAAAGCAGTAATCgagaattgaaaaaaatataaatattaaattgattgCTTTACAGGCGAAAACAAATGCCAAAAACGTCGGAGATCcaatagtaaaaagatgttgCCAGTGAGGCTCCACTAAAAAATGGGATTGATTTGGTTACAAGGGACAATGAAGCATAGTACAAAAGCTCATTCTGCGGCTCAAGTTAGTCTGATTGAatgcatccttaaaggagaactaaaccctaaaaatgaatatgcttaAAAATaccaaattttatatactgaacttattgcacaagcctaaagattcagcttgtcaatagcagcaatgatccaggacttcaaacttgtcacagggggtcaccatcttggaaagtgtcagtgacactcacatgctcagtgggctctgagcagctgttgagaagctaaacttaggggctctagcaaccatgcattgatgtgaataagagactgtaatattaataggagaggccctgaatagaaagtaataaaagtagtGATAACATTAaacctgtagccttacagagcatttgtttttagatggggtcactgacccccatttgaaagctgaacaagaagaaggctaataaactatatataaaaaaaaagccagttgaaaagttgcttagaattggccgttctatagcatgctaaaagctaacttaaaggtgaggtGTGCATATATTACACAAAACTATGTATACTAATTCATTTTATTCAAGATAAGGCATCCTTACAGCAGAATTTGGTCAAAATAGCAATTCCAGCAGATTCAGTGTTGATTAATTTAAAGTTGAGCATCTGGGATTCAAATATATACAAGGAGCTCCCCtgtgcaccagacattaaatgatataacattatggtcactagtACTCAGGGggtcaatgacttgcacatttctgggtcatttgagatcactagatccagaaaattgtcatgtaacaagtttataaatttttatcccattaactgatctggcagttctgttgctccagtcaatatctgggtaattaaaatcccccattatcattactttacccaaactagcagccttttctatttgcatcaggagcttcgcctcctcctcctcacgtACATTAGTGGTCTATaacatacgcctacaattaatttgctggactgctaacaatcagtgaagagctccacccataagactccgcccccttcattttctaacatcaccgcCTCCTTTAAagaagcttttaaatcctgcctaacaaacatgatgtttaacatagttacaagatgatgaccccctgtggccaactttgaatgcataaatctttttttattaggcttctggtgcagtaagtttatgttaagtatacaaaatacagcatttctagcattattctattttagactttagttcccctttaacttcagtAGAATGCACTGGAACTCTAGCTGCAAGCCTAGTGTGATTGGCAAACATCAGAGCTCAGGTCAGACCTCAGCAATTACCGTGTGGCTTGATATAACCCAATTGCACCAACTACCTGTGGAAGATCTTCTCAAAACTTTAGAGATGGCTATAGCATCATAGGTGGAATTGATTAAATTGGAGTCATTTTACCTGCACTTAAAGGAATCTCTATAGTATTTTTAATCCCTTAAGGGCAATCTAATTTTTCCACTGAATGTATTCAGGTAAATATTAACTTAAACTCACTGAAGTCTGTTACAAAATGGTACCATgacaccaggtctggactgggaatcaaaataggccctggcatttcaggtacacagaggcccaatcagcccaataaatagcaGCTGTctgtggcaacttacagcagcccctctggcatttgccagaacccacagattgccagttcaggCCTGTAGAACATTCATTAGGGACAACTATTTGACTCATTGTCGGACTTgccccctctaatagtataaaaaatgttaaaaagtttcCAGCAATGCGCATTGCATCACCGCTTGCGCATTGGCACTTGCGCACCGAGAAGCGCGGCTCGCGCATGGCGGAGTTCaagcggcgcagtagggggggccctggaccagcagtcccgggccccccagtctgaccctgatttgACTAGTGTGAATTGTGAATGTCACGGTAAAGATGTTCATGTGCTATTGTAGGTTTCTGACAGATAGCGTTGCCACTGGCATCCaaagatgttttttgcttttaaaggttATGTTACCAGCGGCAAAGTTAGGGCAGCTTTTGCAGGCATGTTGACTTTGTCTGCACCCCACTAACTATAAAGATCTGCAAAAgccaggtataaaaaaaaacttcagtggTCACCggtccattataaaaaaaaaaaaaaagtggtagcAGGGCTAATTAACTAAAGGGTGATCAGCCACACTTAGCCAAGCGTAAATTTGTTACCACCATGCCAATTGACTAACatgcatctcagcagccaaatTAGgggaactttcgctagcgttaattcatcagcacgagcatttcatagttaTCTTTcactagtgttcaattctgcctagcgaaactttattAGTACTCTTACGTCAATTTGAATAGTGCAGGTACACGTaggttgtatggacgtctttattagagatgttggtacaaatgcttgaagcgaccacttattattacaaaataaagacaaaagagatcctctaatgccctagacatgagcccaccctacaACAAATGTGGCAAGTCCctcaaattttggaaaaaaaaaaatgttaacataaagatctttaatagttaggacttttaaGGCAatcaaatatggaaaaaaaatgccagcgtattttacaacttttataacttttcagcatacaggatataatgtcactgacaagattgaggaggatgaagcttcatcttatcagttcacctggtctaaggggacgaaggaaactctggcaaaagattGTAAAATTCGCACAAGTGAATTTGCCGAGTAAAGATCGTTCGCTTGAGTAAAAATTCACCTGGATAAAGGACGTGAAACTGTGCGAacaacggtctctttcactagcgaattgtcctctatgcctgctagtaaattagtgatgtccctgcagattggatttctggcaaaatttagttagcgacggccacttttccctttagtaaatctgccccatcaggTTTATTAAGTGAGCATGCAAAATAGTGTCTGCCTATTTTATACTAAGTATTATGAATTTGTaggaatattttatacatttatacattagcGTTACTATAAGACCTCTTCACAGTAAGCCCGTGTTTGAGAATGAAATCTAACGGCGCGCGCAATTTGACTTGGGGGGGGAAGCAACATGGAATCCAAGGAAGAAAATCTTACATTCAGAACTAGAATTTAGAGTAAACATAATTagtacaattttatttaatggtttttttttagccaGGATTAGACACTAACATTAAAGTTTGGGCAGTAGTGGCAGTAAATGTAAAAACGTATCAATGAACTTGAAACATTGGTAAAAATGACATAATAgtttaaacaatgtttttgtaaCAATGGCAACTACATAATTGTTTAAAGGAATGTACAAAGGGCttccaaaatagaaaataaattacatgAAGGCAATGAATAATGATCGCAGTAAACAGTTGTGTAATCTAAACCATCTTTTCACAAGTGTCACAGCTTTCCACTGTTCTCTCAACACTTCCGAGCTTGGAACACGGCCATTTATCAGTTCTTTGTATAAAAATTTAGAACATTCCACCTCCCATTCCACCGCCCATGCCTCCCATTCCTCCCATCCCTCCCATTCCAGCCATGCCgccatctttttcttcttttggaaTCTCTGTCACAACCGCTTCAGCTGTAGTTAAGAGTGAAGCAACGCCGGCAGCATCCATCAAAGCTGTTCTGACAACCTGCAAATCAGAAGAGACAGACCatggtatgtaaaaaaaaaaaaaaaaaaaaaaaaacacaacctctTCAGAATTGTGATTAAATGCAGAGGTCAGCTATTACTAACAAATGGAATCCATGCaagatatatttatagaaaaatttattttttgatcaCATTTTCACAGGGTATTGATATATGACAGATTGCCATGTTGGATGCAGGATAGTGGCCCCTCTAGTCAATAAAATACCAGCTGTAAAGGATTGTTTTATGAGAAGTGTACAGTAAAATAGGTGGGCACAGTAAGATGTATGGAAACCATCATCACCCAGGGATATTACctagcatattattattattattattattattaaaggggaactccacacaaacataactaaGCTTTTTGAAAGGGAAACATAAttacaagcaactttgcaatatacatcaattaaaaaatatgcagacttttcatgatttttaatggtttggaacagttccctaagcctagccccctgctctgaCTACTTTGcggagctggctgactactgttactttgtattagaAGCCATctgtcctccaaaccccacaattccctgcacacgtgatttcaataaggaacggaacatcagagtgcaatgcattgtgggttatgtagttcctgcatgctgtctgtaagctgtggagaagttgttacaatttgtaacattagtgtttagtccctccttttgGGCAAATCTATAACAAAGTAGGACATAAGGGTAACTGTGGCATTTCTTGCTACAGCTGAAATTATCTACAAGGGTGTATtgtcctgtattaaaaggggtatagatttgAGGGAGGAGAGGGCAATTCTTCCCTTTTACAATACTctggtaaggctccatctagaatacGCAGTGCACTTTTTATCTCCAGTTCTTAAAAAGAATATGCCTGAAATAGTCCTGAAATAGTCAAAATACAAAGATGATTCGGCTGATAAAGCGCTTTAATCGCCAGTAAATCCTCCCAGCAGATGTGAGGGCATCtagtgtgtttaaaaaatgtaaaaaaaaaatctccccctGAAGTGGTTCTACTCAAAAAAATACCGGTTGGATACCATTTTAACAATTCGAAAAAATACAAGGTTACTTAAATGAGGCAAATCTGAGGGCTTTCAATTTTACCTTCCTTTGTTTTAACTAGCAGCTATACAAGTTTCATTCGGACAATGGCTGACCAGGATGGAGCTACTATGGGTAAACCCAGCTAAGTGCTCTAAGGCAAGATTATGGCTGAATAACAAAGAGGGAGGCACCACTTCATATTGTTACCTTTGTTGGGTCAATAATTCCTTTTTCCACCAAGTTTACAAACTCAGCGTTCATGGCATCATATCCAATCTCAACTGGACTCTGGATGATCTTTTCTACCACCAACGAACCTTCAACACCTGCATTTTTTGCGATGGTCATTGCAGGAATCTTCAGCGTTCTCCTTATGATTTCAATGCCTGTTaagaaaatgcaaatattaaaacCACAACTCCAACACTAAACAATCTCttgcaaatatgtaaaataagtaTTTGGAATTCAAAAGACACCTTCTGTTCCATACAgtgaaattaaagggattgttcacctttaaattaaccgattatgtagagagtaatattcggagacaatttgcaattggttttcaattgctatttttttggtttgagttatttagctttttcttcagcagctccccagtttgcagtttcagcagtctggttgctagggttcaaattaccctagcaaccatgcactgatttatacAAAAAGGTTTTAACTAAAtgacaccccaggccagtgctatcagcagaaaatggcaccAGCCCGAGgctcttccagcgagcaccatgagGGATCCTCTTCCTGCGGCTTTAACTTAAAAAGTCGGCTATtccgttctactgcacatgcatctgccacGGGAAATTTGAAAATCGAAGAAGGAGGATGAGGAtcgttctgtggtgctcgctgggaGAACCCTCagccagtgcagatttctgctgataggaacaccagcCCGGGGAGTCAGgtgaatataatcacttgggggtacctaacttttggcaaccccaatgtaaattgcctttccttatcctttaacagCGACAGGTTTCTCGCAAAATCGCTGCAGTGATGGATCATAGGATAAATTTAAGGGATATTATATTCGCTAAGGGGTTCATTCAAGACTACGGATTGTGAAAACATTTCATAAACAAACTTACCAACTTTCTGGTCTTCATTTGCTGGGTTTAGAGAGTCCAGCGCTGGGATGCATCGGAGCAAAGCACAGCCTCCTCCCAAAACAATTCCTTCTTCCACAGCTGCACGGGTTGCATTTAGAGCATCGGTCACTCTATCTTTCTTTTCGTTAACTTCAACATCACTAGTACCACCAACCTAAAGAAGATGAATAACAAGTTAAAATGTAGACTTTTCTATCATGAACTATCTGCATAACAAACACAAAGCATACTTTTACATGGGCGACCTTTGTATCCAGCAGTAAAGGCTGGGTTTTTGAGTGAAATATTTGAATGGTGTACTTTTTCCTTGACTTTTAGTGAATAAAGAGAATTTAGAACACCACTCACAACCATTGACCTTAATCCAACAGATTAGTTAAGGGTATCCACTTGATTTATGCATTAGCTGATGTTTGGCAAattaatgaaatttaaaaaaaaagaaaaaatgactgGAATGCAACTGAGAAGGGCTGCAATTTAAGGAATTCAAATTAGTAAGTAGTCCAGACCTAGTTTGGGGCGGCTCTATTTAGGAAAAGATGGTGATTTTGCCATATTGAGGACATCGGGGCCAAACAATGGTACTTCTGCATTGGTTAGAATTTGTTAGCGCCTCTTCTGCAAGAACATTTATAAAGCTTTGTAGAAAAACCACCCAAgttgccatatgtaaaaaaaacaaacaaaaaaaaaaaaaaaaacacaacattgcaGTGTATTGCTTTGTACACATCACGTCCCAAAATTGTTTTCTGCCTTAATTTGTCACAAGGACGTATGAATTTATTGTCAGATATTGGGTGGTTTAAGATAATGAAAGAAGCATATTAGATCTTTGCAACCAATGATTGCATGAGCGTGTCTGTAATTTATGTTCCAAACTATACAAAAGCTATGTAATTATGCCCTGCATTTTAGATAAAAGCGAAACCCTCACAAGATTCTTTCAAAAGTACAGTTAGGAAAGCAGAGCCTACGTTTGAGCATATTAAGCCTATGATTTAGTGCACAGGAGGGACATGCAATAAGGCAATTTTTTGTATGACCACTATGGagtaaggttttgtttttttaaagtttattttatgaaAGAATCTGTATCTGTCGTTACCCCTTTTCCTTAAAACGCACTGCCCAATGCCATTCAGTaggtaataatatttattttacatattgcaCAAAATGTTTGCACTTCCTCGGTCGTGTATTTCTTGAAAGATATGGTCACATTTTGGATATAATACAAATAGGCAGAACTGATGCAAACCAACACGCTGAGCAAAGCACTGTGCTATAATATAGCCGAGGCTCATTTACTGTACACTGTATGTACCAGCATCCTCAATTTTATATTTACCTTTAATACAGCTACACCATCTGACAGCTTAGCCAATCTCTCGTTCAacttctccttttcatattcactGCTCGTAGTTTCCAACTGGTCGTGAATTTCTTGAATACGTTTCTCAATCTGAGCTTGGTCACCCTTTCCTTTCAATATCATAGTGTCATCTTTAGTAACAATAACTTCTCCAACTTTTCCAAAATCATGGGGCTGAATATCTTCAAGGCTAAGGCTGAGACCTTCCTCCCCAAACACCTGAAGTTCAAATAAACAGAACACAAACATCTAAACAGGTGGCATAGAgtacagagcttttttttttactgtaagacACTAAAAAAGGATTGTTAAGAGTGTGTTGGAGATATAAgataaatatagtgaataaagtgcccctattgtaaaataagaatattataagtcaccaaggagttccatgaccatatcatTTTTCTTCTTATACATACATCTAATATACTCAAAATTTTCCAACaagaagcactttttttttataatacacacgttttagtgagtcatgtgaaaaatgacatcactaagctccatttataactgacgACATCACCAAGAtcggtttataaggatataatttacaggatattcatggcttgtgtgtatatatgttaatatattttgCTGTAGTTGTAAATCTCATGctttaaaacgggaaaagaaaatatattaactTTTTAGAATACACACCAAGTCTTAGAAATTCTTCCATGAAACAAGAAAGaccaatttgtattttatttttattttttacttaccaCGCCACCAGATGAAACTGCCATATCCTTAAGCTGGTTCTTTCTGTTATCCCCAAAACCTGGGGCTTTTACAGCAACCACCTGCAGCCCAACTTTCAGCCTACAGCAAAAGAATGGTAATACTgtcagtataataaaaaaaaaaattaaaaacctcacaaaccttcTATAACCACCTGATGTGCAATTCCATGTCTTGACACTGCACATCTGATTTTATATAGCCAGGAGTTCATATTTGAACATAAATTGGGAAAATGATTATACATTACAAACAACTATGGGAATATAATGGGCACAATGATGACAATCAGCATTTATtctccctaggcaggtgcctcttctgtctacaaTTAGTTCCACAGCCCTGCTTACAATgaagtcagaaatagtcagataGGGGATAGGgggtgcttcagaaacaatactatagtttaaataagcTGCTTTAGTAGCCAAGGACATAGTCATTCAAAATTAATCTAAAacaattgtattctacagagatttcttgctatgtaacctgtgcatattctttttttttttttagcttgaaacACTGATGTCCAATAAGGCCAGTGGCATATTCTACTCTCAAATCAACCCATTCAGTCCAATCATGGGTTCTGAAcaatatatggggggggggggagattgttAAAACTCACCTGTTTAACACTAACGTGCTTAATGCCTCTCCATCAACATCTTCTGCTATTATAACTAGTGGTTTACGGTGAGAATTAGCAATTTCAAGAGCAGGTACAATAGATTGAACACTggaaatttttttctcactcaggAGGAGATAGGCGTCCTGAAATTCACATTTCTGACCTATAAAGGAAGGAATAGCAGCATATGCATAAAGACCATGCTCAGAAAACCTTATTTTGGAAGTTAGCTAGGTAAGCAGCACAAGACTAATATTCTGGGAATTTGaaattggcctttatttattttcttaatttgctttttttctttagcagcaatctggttgctagagcccaatttaccctagcacccaggaattatatatttaaagagtAAGATCATTTGATACCTACAGCACATAAATTCAAAACTCTGCACTCAAAGCATTTGAACTGTGAACCTACAGTTAGATGTTTCTGGGATTGTTTCTACCTATACATTCTGGGTATGTAGTGGATGCAAGAAAATGTTGCCATTAATTGGCCCATCCCCCCCCCATCGCATTTTCATTTTAGGTTATATTCTTGAAGAAATTAGATTTGCATTACTTCCTGATCTTTATAAGTAAAGAACCACTAAATAAAGGTATTCGGATTTGAAGAACAAATATTATTTGCCTTACAAGAGTATTCAGAGAATAGAGAGAATTTACAGACCAAATAGAACACTGAAATCTTGTTAAAAAGAGCCTTTTAACTGCTGGATGATTTccccaaaaatatttaaaataccaAGCAATTTTagtcattcagaaaaaaaatgggagaacattttgtttaattgacttaaaattaaataaattgtgattttatgGTTTCAAtcattgcttttccttgatgtatACAAAAGGAGTAAACGTTACCCATACCTGATCCCTAAATATTTAGAATTAGATTTTAACAGTTTATGGAACATAACATTTTCTACGATTACTAGCTTCCTAGAACTACTACATTTATCCCTGCTAATAGGAGGGAAATTATGAtgcacaaagtaaaataaaagatgaaacgaataaaaaaaaaaaaatgaaattcaacaTACCTTTAGCTGTATTAATGAAGTATGGTGAAATATAACCTCTGTCAAATTTCATGCCTTCAATTATCTCCAGCTCATCATGAAGAGTTTTGCCATCCTGAAATACATGAGAGTTTAGAATGTCAACAGATTCCTATTGATAAGTATTCCACCCTCCTTTATTAACAAGGTGTGTGTGGATCTAAATTTAAACGAAAGGAAGCTGCAGACATCTTCCATttagcaagtggaagagaagaaaTATTCATGGAATAAGCAAACTGTCCTCCCAAACATGTACTATAAATGCAGTAGACAGATGACAAACATTTTCTGATattaaaaaggtccaataggtgtgtgctataattttttttttttttaattaattgtgccccatttaaaagtttatattttttgagAGGGTCTGGGGGGGCACAAGGTAAGAGGAGCTTGAAGAGAAACAAAAACAATTAcccaaaaatacagtaaatagttatattttttttttaccacctcTGGCTAAAAGCAAAAAATCTCCCACCCAAACATTGAAATCTATTCTCACAAACTCACCTtaacctagtacaggtatggaatctcttatcTCTAAATAACATCCAGAGAGCATTCAattaaggccatctcctatacaGTCTATTCTAAGCATTCTAagtctattatttttttaaatctcccttttctctgtaataaaagaacAGTACCGTGAACTTGATCCTACCTGGGCTGCATggatccacattggtggcaaagcaatcctatttggtttaatattTTACCTTTATAAAACCAATAATGTATGATAATGTATAATATGTGGAGTTTTGCTTCTTGAGAGGCCACAATTTGTAGTGCACCACAAAATGCTGTTGGTGTGACTGGATGGGAAGTATGGGCTACATGAATGTAACTATAGGTGGTACAGGAAGTTCACAGACATAGTTGGTCA
The Xenopus laevis strain J_2021 chromosome 9_10S, Xenopus_laevis_v10.1, whole genome shotgun sequence DNA segment above includes these coding regions:
- the hspd1.S gene encoding heat shock protein family D (Hsp60) member 1 S homeolog; the encoded protein is MLRLQRILQHAKPASRVLALSLSRQYAKDVKFGAEARALMLQGVDLLADAVAVTMGPKGRTVIIEQSWGSPKVTKDGVTVAKAIELKDKYKNIGAKLVQDVANNTNEEAGDGTTTATVLARSIAKEGFEKISKGANPVEIRRGVMLAVDAVIAELKKQSKPVTTPEEIAQVATISANGDEEIGKIISDAMKKVGRKGVITVKDGKTLHDELEIIEGMKFDRGYISPYFINTAKGQKCEFQDAYLLLSEKKISSVQSIVPALEIANSHRKPLVIIAEDVDGEALSTLVLNRLKVGLQVVAVKAPGFGDNRKNQLKDMAVSSGGVVFGEEGLSLSLEDIQPHDFGKVGEVIVTKDDTMILKGKGDQAQIEKRIQEIHDQLETTSSEYEKEKLNERLAKLSDGVAVLKVGGTSDVEVNEKKDRVTDALNATRAAVEEGIVLGGGCALLRCIPALDSLNPANEDQKVGIEIIRRTLKIPAMTIAKNAGVEGSLVVEKIIQSPVEIGYDAMNAEFVNLVEKGIIDPTKVVRTALMDAAGVASLLTTAEAVVTEIPKEEKDGGMAGMGGMGGMGGMGGGMGGGMF